One window of the Salvia splendens isolate huo1 chromosome 1, SspV2, whole genome shotgun sequence genome contains the following:
- the LOC121759970 gene encoding mucin-7-like, giving the protein MLLEQLPTSSSSSSSSDNSGDRRASPQAQVENPSPSSQSPPQTSAAPPREVDEEAIRRLDRILRIIPSDTDIATEKATTSTSQNPPRHPSSTSQTQAPLHTPEPTPAVPSAQYNGGDSEKEGAQPAATPAAETKFVPQPHAEGTTAPNAPTPPSGGGSNSPTLLGPTQPIEVVNIDDDSTEDFLPPPSEILQHRGAEWTFIPRAEDESVPETGEEPLHRRTRRREIHTLMEEVETRVASMQRAKEEQVERPRIVRWLLDEPGEPEN; this is encoded by the exons ATGTTGCTGGAACAACTCCCAACTTCATCCTCATCTTCCAGTTCCAGCGACAACAGTGGTGACCGGAGGGCCTCACCCCAGGCCCAAGTTGAAAACCCTAGCCCATCCTCTCAATCTCCACCACAAACAAGCGCCGCTCCACCTCGCGAGGTGGACGAAGAAGCCATCAGGCGCCTAGATAGAATCCTTCGGATCATACCCTCCGATACAGATATTGCGACG GAAAAAGCCACAACCTCCACCTCCCAAAATCCTCCCCGACACCCCTCGTCTACCTCCCAAACACAAGCCCCCCTTCACACCCCTGAACCTACACCCGCCGTCCCCTCGGCACAGTACAATGGAGGTGATTCTGAGAAAGAAGGGGCACAACCGGCCGCCACTCCAGCCGCCGAAACAAAATTCGTGCCGCAACCACATGCAGAAGGCACAACTGCTCCAAACGCTCCGACACCACCAAGTGGCGGAGGCTCCAACTCCCCTACTCTCCTAGGGCCGACACAACCGATCGAGGTTGTGAACATTGACGATGACTCTACAGAGGACTTCCTGCCTCCCCCTAGCGAAATACTACAACATAGGGGGGCAGAATGGACCTTCATTCCACGGGCAGAGGATGAATCAGTCCCGGAGACGGGGGAGGAGCCGCTGCACCGCCGGACGCGCAGAAGGGAAATCCACACTCTGATGGAGGAGGTAGAGACTAGGGTGGCCAGCATGCAGAGGGCAAAGGAGGAACAGGTGGAGAGGCCCCGCATAGTGCGGTGGCTGTTGGATGAGCCAGGGGAACCAGAAAACTAA